One segment of Alkaliphilus flagellatus DNA contains the following:
- a CDS encoding methyltransferase domain-containing protein has product MKESTLNILCDPKTKGRLKLFEGTLEKGVLMLEQSERTYLIKEGIPWFLEEKDIIGSNLKYQKLYDRIAPLYNFSNKVYFYFKFGGEAKYRNQFLEELEIKRGDRVVEISCGTGDNFPFLPEGIQLFGLDISKRMLKSCKRNLKKWRLDAELFYGNAEELPFKDEAFDVVYHVGGINFFNDKEKAIREMTRIAKPGSKIIIVDETEKLIETTYKKTPVVSNYFKEATTSAPVDLIPSGMMEIELRNICKDLMYCLSFRKPL; this is encoded by the coding sequence ATGAAGGAGTCAACATTAAATATACTTTGCGATCCTAAAACTAAAGGACGTTTAAAACTTTTTGAAGGTACTTTGGAGAAAGGAGTTTTGATGCTTGAGCAATCAGAAAGAACCTATCTTATTAAAGAAGGAATTCCTTGGTTTTTGGAAGAAAAAGATATTATAGGCTCTAATCTAAAATACCAAAAGCTTTATGACAGAATTGCACCTCTATATAATTTTAGTAATAAAGTTTATTTTTACTTTAAATTCGGTGGAGAAGCAAAATATAGAAATCAATTTCTTGAGGAACTAGAAATCAAAAGAGGCGACAGAGTTGTAGAGATTTCTTGTGGAACTGGTGATAACTTTCCATTTTTGCCAGAAGGAATTCAACTATTTGGGTTAGATATTTCTAAGAGAATGTTGAAGTCATGTAAAAGAAACTTGAAAAAGTGGAGGTTAGATGCAGAATTATTTTATGGTAATGCGGAGGAACTTCCTTTTAAAGATGAGGCATTTGACGTTGTATATCACGTCGGAGGTATAAATTTTTTCAATGATAAAGAAAAGGCAATAAGGGAAATGACCAGAATTGCAAAGCCAGGGAGTAAGATTATTATAGTTGACGAAACAGAGAAACTAATAGAAACGACATATAAGAAGACACCCGTTGTTAGTAATTATTTTAAAGAAGCTACAACTTCGGCACCAGTTGACTTAATCCCGTCTGGCATGATGGAAATTGAACTTAGAAATATCTGCAAAGATTTAATGTACTGCTTAAGTTTTAGAAAGCCCTTGTAA
- a CDS encoding GNAT family N-acetyltransferase, whose translation MSDIKIRKIKQSDFKDIFELNCDLGYEYPKEKTEQRIRYILENTEDVILVAESGGEVVGYIHGSPYELLYSDSLMNVLGLVIKEKVRRSGIGHLLITELENIAKEKAFMGIRLVSGYNRIHAHKFYEKHGYINRKDQKNFIKLI comes from the coding sequence ATGAGTGATATAAAAATAAGAAAAATTAAACAATCAGATTTTAAGGATATTTTTGAACTTAATTGCGATTTGGGATATGAATACCCAAAAGAAAAGACTGAGCAGCGGATACGTTATATTTTGGAGAATACAGAGGATGTTATTTTAGTAGCAGAATCAGGCGGTGAAGTAGTTGGTTACATACATGGAAGTCCATATGAACTACTTTATTCTGATTCTTTAATGAATGTTTTAGGCCTTGTGATTAAAGAGAAAGTTAGAAGAAGTGGCATTGGTCATCTACTAATTACTGAATTAGAAAATATAGCTAAAGAAAAGGCTTTTATGGGGATAAGGTTAGTTTCTGGTTACAATAGAATACACGCTCACAAATTTTATGAAAAACATGGCTATATAAATAGAAAAGATCAAAAGAATTTTATTAAATTAATCTAG
- a CDS encoding fosfomycin resistance glutathione transferase → MINGINHITFAIINLERSLNFYVNLLGLRLVGKWEKGAYLLAGNQWIALNVDEERIIEPTGDYTHIAFNVLSSDFKSLKEKLEKAGVKSFKENTSEGESFYFLDPDGHKLELHYNTLEDRLKWARENNWSTFKHV, encoded by the coding sequence GTGATAAACGGAATTAATCATATAACATTTGCAATAATAAATTTAGAACGATCTTTGAATTTTTATGTTAATTTGTTAGGACTTAGATTAGTTGGAAAATGGGAAAAAGGAGCGTATTTATTAGCTGGGAATCAGTGGATTGCTTTAAATGTTGATGAAGAGAGAATTATAGAACCTACGGGGGATTATACACATATTGCATTTAATGTCCTATCTTCAGATTTTAAGAGTCTAAAAGAAAAACTTGAAAAAGCAGGAGTAAAATCATTCAAAGAAAATACATCAGAGGGAGAATCATTTTATTTTCTTGATCCAGATGGTCACAAATTAGAACTGCATTACAATACTTTGGAAGATCGACTGAAATGGGCGAGAGAAAATAATTGGTCGACATTTAAACACGTGTAA
- a CDS encoding 2'-5' RNA ligase family protein, with amino-acid sequence MLQRCIMIFPKFSNMDVIDEIRAKYDPLASHVRPHITLVFPFKSNIEYSQLKKHLEEVLSSINPFHLTLKGITPVKSFGNYLFLNIENGKNEIVEIHRKLYTGILEQYFPQWLKMGSYNPHMTVGKIESEEKYKSAIEESKEVIDVFETIVSKISVEIIDENEDSIIEMEIELE; translated from the coding sequence ATGTTACAAAGATGTATTATGATTTTTCCAAAGTTTAGTAATATGGATGTTATTGATGAAATAAGAGCAAAGTATGATCCACTGGCAAGTCATGTTAGACCACATATAACACTTGTATTTCCATTTAAAAGCAACATAGAATATAGTCAACTCAAGAAGCACTTAGAAGAAGTTTTATCTTCAATAAACCCATTCCACCTTACACTTAAGGGTATAACACCAGTAAAATCCTTTGGAAATTATCTTTTCTTAAATATCGAGAATGGTAAAAATGAAATCGTTGAAATCCATAGAAAGCTTTATACTGGAATATTAGAGCAATATTTTCCTCAATGGCTAAAGATGGGTAGCTATAATCCTCATATGACTGTTGGAAAGATAGAAAGTGAAGAGAAGTATAAATCAGCAATTGAAGAATCAAAGGAAGTAATTGATGTTTTTGAAACTATTGTGAGTAAGATAAGTGTAGAGATTATTGATGAAAATGAAGATTCAATAATAGAAATGGAGATAGAATTAGAGTAA
- a CDS encoding aminoglycoside phosphotransferase family protein: MIASFNDIPGSNNWSIAKPINKGWSDDKKYYIKTVDGKELLLRVSDITQYENKKKEFESLKLLINMDILMSRPIDFGICNNGQFVYSLLTWINGEDAEVILPKLDNKEQYNLGTKAGVFLKQIHRTPAPQNQPSWAERFNGKINKKIANYKACSIHFHGADRIIEYIEHNRSLLLNRPQSFQHGDYHVGNMIITPEGELGIVDFNRMDYGDPWEEFNRITFCVSTSPAFASGYINGYFDNKVPDLFFRLMALYIGINQLSSIPWAIPFGEEEVNIMLKQSQSVLKWYDDFKTYIPNWYVTNHD; encoded by the coding sequence TTGATAGCATCTTTTAATGATATTCCTGGTTCTAATAACTGGAGTATAGCAAAACCGATTAATAAAGGGTGGTCAGATGATAAAAAGTATTATATAAAAACCGTAGATGGAAAGGAGTTATTACTTAGAGTATCAGACATAACACAATATGAAAATAAGAAAAAAGAATTTGAAAGCTTAAAATTACTTATTAACATGGATATATTAATGTCTCGTCCCATTGATTTTGGAATTTGCAATAACGGTCAATTCGTTTATTCTTTGCTTACTTGGATTAATGGTGAAGATGCTGAAGTTATACTCCCCAAACTTGATAATAAAGAACAATACAATCTAGGCACTAAGGCTGGCGTGTTTCTTAAGCAGATACATAGAACTCCTGCCCCTCAAAACCAACCCAGTTGGGCAGAAAGATTTAATGGTAAAATTAATAAAAAAATAGCTAATTATAAAGCTTGTAGTATTCATTTTCATGGTGCTGATAGAATAATTGAATATATTGAACACAATCGTTCTCTTCTGTTAAATCGACCACAGTCTTTTCAACATGGAGATTATCATGTTGGGAATATGATTATTACACCAGAAGGGGAATTAGGTATAGTTGATTTTAATAGAATGGATTATGGGGATCCATGGGAAGAATTTAACCGAATTACATTTTGTGTGAGTACGAGTCCTGCATTTGCATCGGGATATATTAACGGATATTTTGATAATAAAGTACCTGATTTGTTTTTTAGATTAATGGCGTTGTATATTGGAATTAATCAGCTTTCATCTATACCTTGGGCTATCCCTTTTGGAGAGGAAGAAGTGAATATAATGCTTAAACAGTCGCAAAGTGTTTTGAAATGGTATGACGATTTTAAAACATATATTCCAAACTGGTATGTCACAAATCATGACTAA
- a CDS encoding GNAT family N-acetyltransferase yields the protein MEYRLLRREEIERLREIDRSEIIEKLYLENNGRLELKNEFYDVKNEWWINVEVEKILLPRLYDLFDRGGTIIGAFEGTVISGMVALESEFIGKYKDQLKLDILFVSKKYRKTGIGKNLMNLAIEKAREKGASKLYISATPSQNTVDFYLSLGCKFATEIDKELFELEPEDIHLELEL from the coding sequence ATGGAATATAGACTTTTAAGAAGAGAAGAAATAGAAAGATTAAGAGAGATAGATCGAAGTGAAATTATTGAGAAATTATATTTAGAAAATAATGGTAGGCTAGAATTAAAAAATGAATTTTATGATGTTAAAAATGAATGGTGGATTAATGTAGAAGTTGAAAAAATACTATTACCACGTCTATACGATTTATTTGATAGAGGAGGAACAATAATCGGAGCTTTTGAAGGTACAGTGATCAGCGGTATGGTGGCATTAGAAAGCGAATTTATCGGCAAGTATAAAGACCAACTTAAACTGGATATTCTTTTTGTCAGTAAAAAATATAGAAAAACAGGGATAGGTAAAAATCTTATGAACCTTGCAATAGAAAAAGCTAGAGAAAAAGGCGCATCTAAATTATATATTTCTGCTACACCTTCTCAAAATACTGTAGATTTTTATCTGAGTCTAGGTTGTAAGTTTGCAACTGAAATTGATAAAGAACTATTTGAGCTGGAACCTGAGGATATTCATCTAGAGCTTGAATTATAA
- a CDS encoding class I SAM-dependent methyltransferase has product MEYMGSKEYWNEKFLNRSDKLLSPEKSIIENIKYFKEGSVLDIACGDGRNTLFFLEKGFRVTGIDFSSKALERLEMFARRNNYLVNTKQIDLSTSNSLKDIGIFDNIVINHYRLNKEQLADMKNHITDDGILFICGFGYKHKVDSKIRKEDLIQPTDLDDMDKSFDLIKYIENEDDRGYFVTYIFRKKKS; this is encoded by the coding sequence ATGGAATACATGGGAAGTAAAGAATATTGGAATGAAAAGTTCTTAAATAGAAGTGATAAACTATTAAGTCCTGAAAAATCAATAATTGAAAATATAAAATATTTCAAAGAAGGTTCTGTTCTTGATATAGCCTGTGGAGATGGTAGAAATACCTTATTTTTTCTTGAAAAAGGCTTTAGAGTAACAGGAATTGATTTTAGTAGTAAAGCACTTGAACGTTTGGAGATGTTTGCTAGAAGAAATAATTATTTAGTCAATACAAAACAAATTGATTTAAGTACATCAAATTCATTAAAGGATATTGGTATATTTGATAATATTGTAATTAATCATTATAGATTAAACAAGGAGCAACTTGCAGATATGAAAAATCATATAACTGATGATGGTATTTTATTTATCTGTGGCTTTGGATATAAGCATAAAGTTGACTCTAAAATTAGAAAAGAGGATTTAATTCAACCAACTGACCTTGATGACATGGACAAGTCATTTGATCTAATTAAGTATATTGAAAATGAAGACGATAGAGGGTATTTTGTCACTTATATTTTTCGTAAGAAGAAAAGCTAA
- a CDS encoding GNAT family N-acetyltransferase — MNYRKIELNDSSNDKELELLLTQIAKWHNITPKLWMPDYRASTVDIEKTVQRIRNTKNEDLFLVVAEDDEGQAQGFIWAYKQEKPQYSVMILSLYITEGYRGRGIATNLKVLLEQWCRLEGIKTIHTTIHYSNHNMMALNQKLGYTPGMVYMTKDL, encoded by the coding sequence ATGAACTACAGAAAAATCGAACTTAATGATAGCAGTAACGACAAGGAATTAGAGTTACTTTTAACCCAAATTGCAAAATGGCATAATATTACACCCAAATTATGGATGCCAGATTATAGAGCATCAACTGTAGATATAGAGAAAACAGTGCAAAGAATTCGAAATACGAAAAATGAAGATTTATTTCTTGTCGTTGCAGAAGATGATGAAGGCCAAGCACAGGGATTTATATGGGCATATAAACAAGAAAAACCTCAATACAGTGTCATGATTCTATCCTTGTATATTACAGAAGGCTACAGAGGGCGTGGTATAGCAACAAATCTAAAAGTATTATTAGAACAATGGTGTCGCCTTGAAGGTATTAAAACCATACACACAACAATTCATTACAGCAATCATAATATGATGGCATTGAATCAAAAACTTGGATATACCCCAGGTATGGTATATATGACTAAAGACTTATAG
- a CDS encoding flavin reductase family protein produces the protein MKIIHNNLYDGIIALPSFPVVFVTVDRNIMVAGAFHFYSFKPPSVMVGIKPEKYTYELITSKKEFCINIPTKEQLDKVHICGTVSGRDEDKYNKACFTPQKGNKVDSYIIEECPVNLECQVVHQVGYESSHKWFIGEIKEVHIEEKYIRDDALMFWLGQFRTVGEIIEGISNQELLKNM, from the coding sequence ATGAAGATTATTCATAATAATTTATACGATGGTATAATTGCACTACCATCTTTTCCAGTTGTTTTTGTAACTGTAGATAGGAATATCATGGTAGCTGGAGCATTTCACTTTTACTCGTTTAAGCCTCCATCTGTAATGGTAGGAATTAAACCTGAAAAGTATACTTATGAATTGATAACCTCGAAGAAGGAATTTTGTATAAACATTCCAACCAAAGAACAATTAGACAAGGTACATATTTGTGGTACAGTTTCAGGAAGGGATGAAGACAAGTATAATAAGGCATGCTTTACACCTCAAAAAGGGAATAAAGTTGATAGCTATATAATCGAGGAATGTCCAGTTAATCTTGAATGTCAGGTTGTTCATCAAGTTGGGTATGAGAGTAGTCATAAATGGTTTATTGGAGAGATAAAGGAAGTTCATATAGAAGAGAAGTATATCCGTGATGATGCATTAATGTTTTGGCTTGGACAATTTAGAACAGTTGGAGAAATTATTGAAGGTATAAGTAATCAAGAATTGTTGAAAAACATGTAG